The genomic DNA CCGCGTTGGCTGCACGCCGTCATGGCGGCGGACAGGGCGGGGTCGGCCGCCTACATCGGAGTCGGCTTCTTCTTCGCGCCGGCGCTCGCGGTGGTATCGCCGTGGCCCGCGCTGACCACGGCGCTCTGGATTGCGATCGCGCTCGCGGGCCTCTGGCTCGGGCTTCTCGGCATCGCGATGGCAACCGGTCTGGCGTTCGTACTGCGGTCGAACACCGAAATCCCGGAGGACTACTGGCGATCGATCATCGACTATCCGACCGGCCGCGGTAATCCACCTGCCAATGTTTGATGCCGTTGAGCCAACCCGACCGGAGCCGTTCGGGCGCCGCCAGTGGCGTCAGGTCGGGCATCCCGTCGGCGATCGCGTTGAAGATCAGGTCGATCGTCATCCGGGCCAGGTTGGCGCCGACGCAGTAGTGCGCGCCTGTGCCGCCGAATCCCACGTGCGGGTTGGGATCCCGCAGGATGTCGAAGCGGTACGGGTCGTCGAACACGTCCTCGTCGAAGTTCGCCGAGCGGTAGAACATCACCACCCGTTGGCCCTTCTTGATCGGCACGCCGGCCAGCTCGGTGTCTTCCAGTGCGGTGCGCTGGAATGACGTGACGGGTGTCGCCCACCGGACGATCTCGTCAGCCGCGGTGCCCGGGCGCTCGCGTTTGAACAACTCCCACTGGTCAGGGTGATCGGCGAAGGCCATCATGCCCTGGGTGATCGAGTTCCGGGTCGTCTCGTTGCCGGCCACCGCGAGCAGGATGACGAAGAAGCCGAACTCGTCGTCGGAGAGTTTGTGCCCCTCGACGTCAGCCTGCAGAAGCGTGGTGACCAGATCGTCGCCTGGGTTCTTCGTCCGCTCGGCCGCCATCTGCATCCCGTACATGATCAACTCGACCGAGGCGCTGATCGCATCGTTGGAGGCGAACTCCGGGTCCTGGTCGCCGACCATCTGATTGGACCAGTCGAACAACTTCATGCGGTCTTCCTGCGGCACGCCCATCAGCCCCGCGATCGCCTGAAGCGGCAATTCGCAGGAGACCTGCTCGACGAAATCCCCCGAGCCCTCGGCTGCGGCGGCCGCGACAATGGCTCGGGCCCGGTCGGCCAGGTCGGCGCGCAGGCGTTCGATCGCCCGGGGAGTGAAGGCCCGCGAGATGATTTTGCGCAGATGTGTGTGGTGCGGGGCGTCCATGTTGAGCATGACGAACTTGCCCTGTTCGATCTGCTGCTGGACGGTGCCGTCGCGATAGCGCGGGAGGGCGGTCTTCTCCTGGCTGGAGAACACGTCGCTGCGCAGTGAGACGTCTTTGACGTCCTTGTGCTTCGTGACGACCCAGAACCCGCCGTCGTCGAACCCTCCTTGGCCGAGCGGCTGTTCATTCCACCAGATCGGAGCCAGCTTGCGCATCTCCGCGAGTTCCTCGACAGGAAGTCGTTCGGCGTAGATGTCGGGATCGGTGAAGTCGAATCCGGGCGGGAGTCTGAGAGTCGGCATGGCGTTGGCGCTCCTCGCGACGACGTTGTGTAGTGGCGTAAAGCCATTGCTACACCACAGGTGGGGCCCCTTGGAGCAGGTTTCGGAAACTCCCACATCGTTGGTATTGGAACGTGTTCCCGTGCTTGCGCTGTAACGGGTGGACGAGCGCAACGATGCACTCAGCGTTACCATCTGTCCCTGGAGCAACAGCAGGAGGAAATTGAGATGCACGTCGACATCCGGAGGATTGCGTCGGTACTGGCGTGCGGTGTGTCGGGGCCCCTCCTTGCGCTGTCGGTGGCCGGCGCGGCCGCTGCCGAACCTGGAGCCCCGGTGGTCCCGCCCGCTCCCGTGCCGGTTCCCGCACCGGCATTGTCAGCGGCACCGGGATCGGCGCCCGGGCCGATAGCGCAGGCCGCCGGAGATCCGGGAGCAGCGCCGGTC from Mycobacterium sp. DL440 includes the following:
- a CDS encoding cytochrome P450, which translates into the protein MPTLRLPPGFDFTDPDIYAERLPVEELAEMRKLAPIWWNEQPLGQGGFDDGGFWVVTKHKDVKDVSLRSDVFSSQEKTALPRYRDGTVQQQIEQGKFVMLNMDAPHHTHLRKIISRAFTPRAIERLRADLADRARAIVAAAAAEGSGDFVEQVSCELPLQAIAGLMGVPQEDRMKLFDWSNQMVGDQDPEFASNDAISASVELIMYGMQMAAERTKNPGDDLVTTLLQADVEGHKLSDDEFGFFVILLAVAGNETTRNSITQGMMAFADHPDQWELFKRERPGTAADEIVRWATPVTSFQRTALEDTELAGVPIKKGQRVVMFYRSANFDEDVFDDPYRFDILRDPNPHVGFGGTGAHYCVGANLARMTIDLIFNAIADGMPDLTPLAAPERLRSGWLNGIKHWQVDYRGRSDSR